GTCTGCCATGGCTTCCCAGGGGACAGGGAACTCATAGTCCCTGTGAAAGACCTGAGGAGAACAGGGAGGTGGGGCTGAGGTGAAGGGGTTGGCCCCAATTAACCCATAGTGTGTGCATGAGCATGTATAGACATGGGCTGAGGTCGGGGAGCTGGAGAATAATTGGGAGAAAGTCTAGTGGGGGATGCTTTGGTTTTTCCTCATGGGTCAACATGGATCTTGGCTTGGAGTCTCCCTGCTTTAAGGGAGCTCCTTACCTGTTAGGGACAGACGAACACACAAACAACAGAGTGCTCTAGGTTATAaacaaggaaaaggaaggaggggaTGAGAGAAAGATTCAGAGGAGAACCTTTCAAGTCAGTCCTGATAGACAAATTAGTCAGTCTGCATGTTCACCAGACTGAAAAGAGGTGAAGGAGAAATGGCATTCCAGATAGAGGGAATAACATGTACAATGGCTAAGAGACATGTCTTTTCATGGAACTGCAAGAAAGGCAGCTTGAGGGTGAGGAGTGGGTGGCAAAAGATAAagatggggtgatggaaaagttttggtaatggatggtcctgatggtaacacaacactgaatgtaattaacactaaaTGAACTACATACTTGAAAGtcgttaaaatggaaaattttatgttgtatttatgttcccatcattggaagaaaaaaaaaaagatcatggcagGCCTTTTATGCCACACTTAGGAGTCTGGACTTTATCTGTAGGCATGGGGGCTGGGGGGGTGGGAACTGATGTGTTTTAAGCAGACAAGTGAGTGTTAAAGCATCATTCCAATCCATATGGAGAATAGATGCAAGATTACCTGCAATTATCCAGGTGAGTGAGGAGGGCAGAAATTTGAACAGCAGTGGACAGAGAATAGAGAACAGGTGTGACAGATGTTAAGGCAATAGAAATTACAGCTGTGATTTCCAAATACCAGTCCATCAGAATCATCTAGGGaactcattttttgttttaatgattttttaattaaatactatatgtatacaatatatataaaatatacacaagGTATGAAGACTAATGATATGCTAATATTCCACTCCCCCGATAaggtttaaaaataagcaaaactaaACAATACATCATTTATAGAAATAGATGTGCTAAAACTATACATGAGAATAAGGGTATGAACAACATTCTTCTGAGGGAGGCAGGGGAGTGGGCTTGGGAAAAAGCACACAGGTACAGATGCAAAGGTTATGGTAATGTTTCAGTTCTTGGGTAGGGATAGAGGTTCACGggtgttcattttgttttgttttccagatgttgcataatttaaaaaaaaaagatataaactaGAACCATTAGAAAAAAGGAAGTAGTCAATGTCATGTGCCACAAGGGGCCAGTTAAGGTAAGACCCTAAGCCAGCACCCTGAGATGGGGGTGAAGGCTACAGCAGCTGGTTGGAGAGGAATGAACTGGAAGGGAATAGAGAGACAGGGtaggcaatgctttttttttttttttttttttttttggatggtgCGAGATAGTTTATTATTCTTAGATCCCAAGGAGAGAGGGATGCCAGTGAACAGTCAGTGGGAAGTCCAGTGGGATTGGGTGGCTCAGCCAATGGggaagagctcacaaacagagtgAGAGGGACCCGTGGGTTTGTGCCTTTATTGTGGTCCAGGGGTGGAGGTTAGTACATTTCCCACACGAatcaaggattggttagtttaaagcaaacacaCATGAAAACAGAAAGCAACTGGGAGGACCAGCTGTGGGGTTGAGCTCTGGGGAAGTTTATGTCCCAGGAGTGGAAAACTGTTTATTAATGAGACCAAAGGCCAGTGTTGAGGCAAGTAGCTTAGCCAAAATAGCACACAGAATTTTGGCAAGACAATCTTAGAAGTGTTAGACTCTCCCCCTATGATTGTagatctatttctcctttaagttcTATCCACTTTTTTTGCTTTGTCTATTTTGAATAAGTGAATACAGGTTTAGAATTGTAGTATCTTCCTAGGACAAAGACTCCTTTATTATTACAAACTATCCGTCTTCATCTCTGGTAATGTTTTTTGcctaaaagtctattttatctaatactAGTATAGCTAAATCAGATTtattttgattagtgtttgcatggtatatttttccatccttttactttcaacctttctGTGCTCTTATAGTTAAGGTAGTCTTTTATGAAGTCACATGTAGTTAAGTTTTTGGTGTTAATCTAGTTTAACAATATTAGTCTTTTACTTGAAGtatttaatctatttatatttaatgtaattaatcATAGTTAAATTATatctgtcatcttttttttttttttttacttacctGTTTAAGTTGCTTAttcttcctttttgctttcttttggattagtcaaacatttttattctattttttttcctcttgtggGTGAtgcattcttttattattatgattGCTATCATTATAATTACTACCATATGGATTACAACATGCATCCTTGCCCTCAATACAGTTTCATGCAACTTATTACTTCACTCCTCCAATAATGAGAGAGCATTAGAACACTAATTCTACTAATACCATTCCTGCCTTTTGTATTATGGTTCTAATAAATTTTAACTATAATCCCCCAAGGCATGATTATTTTGATTTTGTACAGTCAATAGTCATTTATATTCACCCAcatcttttatcttttctgttgctCTTTATTCCTCCTGCAGTTCCATTTTCCTGTCTGGGATCATTTCGTTCTTTTAGTGCAGACCTTCtcacagcttttgtttatttaaaaaaagtctatATATTTGAGGGATATTTTCACTTGATGCAGAATTCCAGGTTGGCAATCATTTTCCTTCAACCTTTTAAGATGTTCCATTATCTTCCAGCTTCCATTGTTTTTCTTGATAAGTGAACTTACAATCTTATTGCTCTTTTGAAggtaatttatcttttttctctctctggctaCTTTAAAagtcttctcttttgtttttagcagttttatgATGAAGTACCTGGATGTGATGCTCTTTGTTTATTCTGATTTGGGGTTTACAGGCATTCATGAATGGGTGGATagatgtctttcatcagattggaaaattctcagccactatttcttcaaatagtctCCTCATCAAGAACTGCCTCTCCTGAGTCAGTAATTCCTGGGCTGGACAGCAAGTAAGGCATTGGGGTTCAGGCGGCAAGAAGGGAAATAGGGCTTGCTTTACCTTCGGCCATTTGGGCATCTGTTCCTCCTGGGCTGGCTTTGGACCTCTCAGGAAGGATGAGTGAAATGGACCATCCCTAGTAAAGCAGGCTCAGGGCTTAGTTCTCAGTGCTTAGGGTCAGTGACTGTTCTAATTAAAGAGTTAGCCAAGTTCATATAGCCTTCAGGGGTCCAGTGAGCTCAGGAAGCCTTATCCCTGTGCAGAAAAGGGTTCCCAGTTCCACCCAGATAGGTGCCCTGGAGGATGACTTTCAACCTCACATAGAGAATCGTCTGCTGCCCTAGGGAACTGTGACTGCGGAGTGTTCATTTAGGAAAGCAGCCAGGGAGTTGACTTTGTGTAGCCACAACTTCTTGTTTTTTGTTGACCAATAACCTCTCAGGGCCAGAGCACCGGGCAGGGCTGGAGTGGGCAGCAGGGAAAAGGCCAGGCTTTTTCCAGACCCCCAAGGGTCCTAAATGCTCTCTGCCCTGACCATCACTGCAGCTCTCTTGGTTATGACAGATAATCTCTGCCTCCCTGCTGCCAGCTGGCTCCTCCTATCGGCAATGCTTTTGAAGAGGGACCGACAGTGAGAGATTAGGCTGTAACTACATGAAGGATTCCCTTCAGACACTATTTATAGAAGTAAgtacagtgtttaaaaaaaaaaaaaatgggagggaaagagaggaggaaTATAGAAACTTAAGATAAAATGTCTTCATGATCCCTTAGAGATAACTTTGAACAGGGTAGTGCATATGAtggagatttttttgttgttttgttttaattcactCCTTTGTTTTGAAGATAAGATACTTGGGCAGACTTCTAGTCTGGAGGGAAGAAGTAGACAACACTGGTGGAAGAACTGTGAGGGGAAGTCCAGCGAAATAGATTGGAACAAGGGCAGAGGACTAACCTCCAACAGAAGGGAACACTTTTTTCCTGAACTGAAATGAGGGAGTTCAGGGTGTTCACAGTTGggaagctgaggaagttcatgcaggaaaaattcaattttctttgaGATGACTCAGTCACTGCAATTATTTCAGGAAGTTTGCCTGATGAGTGAAAAGTCAACTGTAGATGCTGAAGCTGTCCGTAAGTTGACTTTGATTAAGGAGTTATAGACTACATTGAAAGCTTTAAGTTGACTTTTGACAAAGGTGGGAAATTCAGACAACATTATGATCTaataaactttattaaaaaaaaaaaaggcgaggATAATCACTGAGGGAGTTTGATGAGGTTGGAAGCatgaggagaaggaaaggggacTGGAATGGTACTGTGGATAACAGGCTACCCTTGGACAAGAAAAATTTCTCAGTGGAAGAGTCTAAATGATGAAGATTGTGCCCATCTGAACTGTCACCGGTCACTACAGTCATGTGGGCCCAGCAGCCCCATGTGGGGCAGCAAgagcagatgaatggattaatTCCAGAAAGGGCATTAATTGGGATGAAAACGGTGCTGGCAGGAGAAGAGTCTGAACTGAGGAAGGAGGTGAGTCAGAGGGGCCTCAGGGACTGACTGGGAGCCAAGAGAGGTGTGGGCAGACAGGTGGGTGAAGGGCAGGCAGAGTTGCAAGGTTGGGAGACTAGTCCCAGTGGAACTACAGTTTGATTCCAGTTAAGGCGCTTCCCTTCACTGATACAGACCAAGGTGGTTGGTGGCTGGAGTGGAAGACAGAGGAAAGCTGAAGTAGAGTTAAAGGAAATGGGATCTGGGAACTCACCTCTGGTGATGGTCATATCGGTGTCTCTGAGGGTCGTACTCACCACCCACGTCCACCACGATGTCACACGAAGCCAGTTCCTTGGCGTCCCGAGTCCGCACAATCTCGGCATCCTGCGGAGTACGTAAGAGGTGAAGAGGCAGGAGTCGGAGTGGATAGAAGGAGTGCTACCAGAGGCCCAGTTAGAACGGGCTGGAGCACTTAAAGTTAAAGCGAACGCAGTCCATCCCGGAGGCACGCGGTGGGCCAATTTTCACGGACGTACCCGGTACTCGGGCAGGAGACGAAGCAGCGCGCATGCCAGTGCCTCGTCGCAGTGGAAAGTGCCGTTGTGCGTCCCGATCCGGGGCGGTGCCATGAGGTCGCCGCGGGGTCGCTTGGGGAGCGGGACGGTTCCCGGGTCCAGCATGCGGTGCCGGGCCTGGAAGGGTGACAGCCGCGAAAGTGGCAAGCGGAGAGTGCACAGGATACGACCCATGGGGCTCCCCTGGTGGAGAGGCGGGGCTCCAACCCGGAAGGGGAAGCACCCGATCGGCCCCCACTTCCGCTTGCCGGCTGTTCCCGTGGCAACCAGCCGGGGCCCTGGCCTACACGGAGAATATTGCTACCCAGTGTAGAATTTCTCAGTTCCTCGAAAGGCCCCCAGGTGGAGCCTCCAAACTGGGAACTGCTTCACAGCTGCTTATCACAAACTGGGCAAGCCCACCGTCTTCGCCACCTCCAAACCCATCACGGTACCTGACTAATGCAAGAAAAGACCAACATTCTGGCCCAGCTGACACGTTTATTAGCATTAAATACAAAACCTTTCTCTTCTCCACACCAAAAGCCACGCCCATGAAGTCCCAGGTTCCTAAAGTAGGATACCCTCTGCCCCATTTCTGCAACGGGCTCAGGCCTTGGCAGTAGCCTGTGCTGCTCCCAGGGCTGTGAGCTGCTGAATCTTTTGGCTCATCATCTCCATGACAGCtgtggaagaaaaagaagagtcaGAGCCAGGTCTGGGCTAAAGGAAGTAGAGGACACAGAGTTAAGAAAAATGACAGGAGACAACCAACTACAGTTTGTTAATAAAACTTAACACACTGATGGGGGAACAGACACACTAAGACAAATTTACGGCTTGTAATGTGTCAGTGTgctaaaatgaacaaaatatggtattATATGAGACAGACATAACTGGAAGATTATAACTGGAAAAGATTTTTGTGATTCTCAATCCTGATTGTGTAACTGGGGAGCTTTCAAAAAACTGATGCCCAAGAAACCCGCTCCCAGAGACTAATTTAGTTGGTCTGGATTGGGCCAGGCTCGCTTTttaaactccccaggtgattctaatgtgcagctagGGTGGTAATCACTAGTACTTATTTAGTGCTATGTTACTTTCCTGTGTGTTCATTTACATGTATCTTACCCCCCACTCCATCCCCATTAAATAGGAGCTCTGTGAGAGACCACAGACACGATTTCCATCTCAGGGACCCAAGCTGGGAATCTACAAATAGTCgacagaagctagagaataacatatcaaaacactaaagaaagagaaataaagatacGGTTTTAATCCAGTCAAGGAAACACCCCCATGGCTCACATTGCACTCCATGTTCTTAATCATGGTggtaaaaatggacaaaaggcgGCCCAGGTCAAGCTTACCCTGTTTCATGGCATGCTTCTCCTGCAAAGCTGGCTGGATTTTCTCCATCTGCTTGGTGAGGAAGTCTATCTTCCTCTTGAAGAAGTCCTTTGCATCCTCAGCTGTCTTCATGGGTCAGAGGTAAATGAGAGGTAAGACAAGAAGCCATGTATTGCCTTAGATCTTCCCCTAAGCTCCCTTTCTTTCATCAGAGGGGGATCCATGTGTGTCCTCCAACTCACCTTCTCTACATAGTAGCCAGTTCCCACATCGATGAGCACATGTTCCACATCATGTAGCTTCCCAGGAACGTACATCTGAGAAGCAAGGATTAAGGGAAAAACTAGCCCAGCAAGTGCCACAATTCCCTTTAAGTCAGCCTGCTTGGCCTCCCAAGGCACTTCTTCTCTAGAAAGCTACAAGGCACAGTGACTGAATAATCTGAAGGCCTTAGAACTATACCTATACACTCCAaatggggagagacagagaaaaatttgTTCTGTGTGAAGAAAATGTCATTTGTTAGAATGCTCTCTTGCCCTGACCCCATCTCCCACCCTATAAGcaattctcaaattcttccattaGCTCTTCCAGAAAGACTAGAAATAATGATGTTTTCCTACTGCTCTATAGTAGTAAAAGTGAAAACCCAGACTCAATTCCCCTTAATACCTCCAACCACGGACAAGGTAATTTCTAATGAATTTAATGATTATTTAACCTTTCCCTACTACACTGCTATTTCCGTGTTTCTCTTTTAGCCTGTCAGTTTTCAGACTACCTATTGCCATAAATTATTTATACAGGTAAAACACTTAATAGGTAGACACAATCCAGGCTTCTTAGAGACAGCAGTTTAGGAACAGGAGCCACAATTAAGGTGATATTGCAGATTAATAAACAGAGTCAACCTCCCTGTTTCTATATTGTATTCTTCTATTGCTTCTGTCTTCCATCCAGATTATTAGCAAAAGTGTAAACCACCAGTTTTGTCCTCATATTAGATTACTATCCTCAAACAGCAGAGGGGAATATTGCAGCTCAACTTTACTTGGTATTCACAAGGCATTAGCTGGATGGTAGTCCCAGATTAGAAAGGAGAGCTGAAAGTGTGTATAATATGAGTTTTCAGAATTATGAAGGAAGGGACTCTGGAGTAATCAAAATtacttcctctttgtggaagggGGGTAAGGGGAAAGGAAGAAGGCAGGGTAGCAGTTCTCGTGGAAAGGATACAGAACTGGTCAATGGGACGAGTAGCTCTTTCCCTGTGAAAGCAATTAAGACAAATACTTGGGGAAGGTCGGCAGTTCCAAGGTGAAGGTGTTAAAGGGAACTCCAACATGGCCCAGCACCCAGAGATAGTATGAA
Above is a window of Choloepus didactylus isolate mChoDid1 chromosome 8, mChoDid1.pri, whole genome shotgun sequence DNA encoding:
- the PFDN5 gene encoding prefoldin subunit 5; amino-acid sequence: MAQSVNITELSLPQLEILKNQLDQEVEFLSTSIAQLKVVQTKYVEAKDCLNVLSKSNEGKELLVPLTSSMYVPGKLHDVEHVLIDVGTGYYVEKTAEDAKDFFKRKIDFLTKQMEKIQPALQEKHAMKQAVMEMMSQKIQQLTALGAAQATAKA